The genomic stretch AATTTTACGCCACCAGAATTTACCCTGCCAGAAACCAAACATAACCCCAGCAATAAAGAGAATGACTGTGCCTATATGATGGACAATGAACCATTGCGACCAGGAGAAACCAAGACTATATTGTGGGAAATCGCGTAGAAGTAGGCCAATATACCAGATTTCGACCAAAGCATGAACTAACAACTGAAGCAATATTCCAAAAAACGTAAAAGCTCCTATATAAATTTTCTTTTTCATTTATTGTTTACTTAATCTTCTCATCTTCAAAATATCATATTTAAGGTTAGGGTTCAAATTTAAAATAAGTTTAAACTGAAAATAAGGACTTGACTATTGTTTTGGGTTTTATAGGAGGTATAATGAGGCAATATGAAAGCTATCAAAGAATTTCTAAAACCGAATTGGGGGAAGGTAGGGATATTTATCGCAATAATAGTATTGGTTTATGTAATGATTTCCCAATTTGAATTCGGAATTACCTTATTGTTTGCCTCAGATAATTGTGGTCGTCTAAATTGTCCTCCGCCATTTGTTCAAGAAGTAAAATTTAACCCTCTCATTTTCCCTTTTGCTAACTTTCTTCACAGAGTAGAAGAATCCTTAAGTAGCCCAATTAATCTATTAGGCATTTTTATCGTTCTACTTTATTACTATCTCCTCGCCTGCCTCATTTATTTCATCATCAAAAAGATTAAACGCTTAATAGTTAAATAATTTCGTCGCTTAAATAACCCCTAGCATCATCCATCGGGGGAGCCATCCTTCGCTAAAACTACGGACGACAAGCCAACCAAAAATCGCCAAGAAGGCGATTTTTTAAATACAACCTTATTTTATTTCAAATCATCTGGTAAAGAATAAAGCGAGGGTTTCTTAATAATAATCTTGTAAATGTTTTCCAGGAAGTCTCCTCCTGCATATCCGATAATAAGAGCTAAAACTGGTGTGAGCTCAAGAATGCCCAAGAAATTAATACCAAGTTCTTTAATAGCTGCTGCTGTCAAAAGACCAACAATTCCTGAAATGAACATCATAACCAAAAAATAGGGGATTTGGAACTTTACATTTTTATATGAGTATTGATGTTTGATAAAGCCAACCAGGCCTCGTAAAACTCCCCCGCCAAACCCAGCAATTAAAATATAAATATACATCTTATTACAATATTTAATTTAGTTATTTTAACCGACCTTATTTTATTATTATACCCCTTTTAATATAGAATAAAAAACCCACAAAATCTCCAAAAGGGCGATTTTTTGGGTTATGGACTACAAGAGAACCTGAAACACCCTACCCAGCGGCACATGCATTAAATACTTTGACTTGATTGTTATATTCACTAACCAGCGCCTCGGCCGCCCCCAGAAGGTTATTATATTGGGTGACCAGAGCATTATACTCTTTAACTTTTCTATTATATCCCGGCCCCCATTTTGGACGCATACGTTGCAGCTCTTTTTGTTTGACTATTAGTTCTCTTTCAAGTTCTTGAAGCTGGATATCGTTACTCTCGATTTGCGCTTTTAAGGATTCTTCAGGTTCTGGGCAGGCGGATAGGGGCAAGCCGAATTCTTGAACCGCAATCCAGGTTGATTTACCCTCAAACATACCTTTTACAGCAGCTACCCCTATCTCTGTATAGCGAGAACTCAGAATATTCGCACGATGCCCTTGGCTATCCATCCATCCTTGCACCACAGCTGTATTGTTCTCGAAATTGCCGAGCGCTAAATTTTCACCAATTGCAATAAATTGATACCCTGCATCATCGGCCAAGCCTCCAACATCAACCCCTAAAGGGGAAACATGGCCAAAATATTGTTTCTCAAACATATCCTGCGCCTTGAGGAAAGCTGCCGTATTCAGTTGCTCGTTCTTTGATAATGGCAGGAATCCATGAGCGTTTCTCTGAATATTGGTTAGTGTAATGATTCCCGAGCGAGTGAGGAAAGATTCTGGGAATTCTTTGGTTGCCCGAAGCGGAGGAGGAGAAGAAACGTCTTTCCTGATTTTTTCAATTGGAAGTTTTGAGATTATTTCTGGGAATATCTCTTCAATGCCTGAGAATTGGGGAAAAAGACGTAAAATATCCACCCGGAAAAAATACAAAATTCCCAAAACAAGAAGCAAAACCAAAATGTATTTAAGATTTTTCATACTTATCTCGTATCCCCCATCCCTAAGCTGGGAGCGGGGTGGCGCGATGTTTTCATCCTACCAAAAAATCGCCCGCCCGTTCACCTAAGTTTTTATGAAAAATTTTGGTGGGTTCGGCATTGTACCCTACCCGACATTAGATTTCCTTTGCTCTAAGCCTGCCAGAGAGGTTCAATTTTGGCTTGCCCCCATACCTATCTTTAGGTAGTGGGGGACCTAAATTTTCAACTGAAACACCCGGCGGAGGGCAATTTTTTGTTTAGGCTTGTCCTGCGATTGTCGAAGGATTAAAAATTCGAAGCTTCTCTAAACCACTTGCCGAATCGGCAATCTTGGCGATGAGCAGGTGGCATATTTTTTCTCAGAAGGGTCACTGCTTCTTCGAAAAGTCCCTGGACATACGAAGGATCTGTTGTTATTTCGTGGAGTTCTTTTCTGAAAGGGAGTCTGTCAATAAATCCGTTTTTCTTGTCAACTATATAAAAAGCCAAATAACCCTTTTTTGGGGTTAAAAAGCCATTTTTTTCTAAAAGAAATGTATAAACATCCATTTGAAGCTGGAAACGGTCATAGATAGTAGGTACCCCTGCTGCCAGTAGATTTGTAATCAAGCGGAGCTAATTTATTATCAGGGAATTCTAAGACATCATCAACCGCCCCCATAAGAGTTGCTTCAAGCTTGGTATCATAGTAACGTATTCCTTCAAAATTACTACGCCATTGATTCAACCTGTTTTGGTCATGAAAGAGT from Candidatus Nealsonbacteria bacterium encodes the following:
- a CDS encoding CAP domain-containing protein; protein product: MKNLKYILVLLLVLGILYFFRVDILRLFPQFSGIEEIFPEIISKLPIEKIRKDVSSPPPLRATKEFPESFLTRSGIITLTNIQRNAHGFLPLSKNEQLNTAAFLKAQDMFEKQYFGHVSPLGVDVGGLADDAGYQFIAIGENLALGNFENNTAVVQGWMDSQGHRANILSSRYTEIGVAAVKGMFEGKSTWIAVQEFGLPLSACPEPEESLKAQIESNDIQLQELERELIVKQKELQRMRPKWGPGYNRKVKEYNALVTQYNNLLGAAEALVSEYNNQVKVFNACAAG